ccttcccctcctctcGAGAAACCCTGCGAGGCAGCGAGACttaacaggtgaggaaactgagcctcagagcaGCTGCGggtgcccagagtcacacagctactgCTTGGAAGGGTCCACCCCAGCCTCCCGACATGGAAGATTTTCCGCTGGCTGGGGAGGGGCACCGCAGCTaaatctcctccctcccccatttccTCCCCAGCTGGCCCCGGAGCACACGCTCATGTCCTTCCGGAAGGCCCTGGAGCAGAAGCTGTATGGACTCCAGGCTGACGTCACCATCAGGTAGGGGGTGGGGTCAAAGGATGGCACCTCCTCTGTCCCACCGCATCCACATCAAGGTCTCTGCCGGAGGAGCCGtggagggggagtggggaggctggGATTATCCACTGCAGGGCAGGCCCCCATTCATGCAAATAAATCTTGTGCTAAACCCTAGGATATaatagagagaaaagaacagacgCTCTTGGGTCAAGCAGGGGTGGAGCCTGGGGACCTGGAGTCCTGCCACAGATCCACTTGAAGAAAGACTAGATCTACATGGCTCAGCAAGATGGAGCTCAAGCACTCTAAGAAATAAGCAGACTGCAGTGCGATACATTCACTGTGATGTCAGTTATGTTTTAAAAGGCCACACAAAAGTGACTTATACGTTTTCTACATATAGATATATGAGTATGTATTAGTATAAAGGGCAAGAAGAACCCACACCAATCTCATAACAGATTGTCTccaagaaggggagaggggcagggttGCCACATATAGTTGCGCAGGTTTTGTACTGAACGAGGGCACCACATATATGAGGATAGTGTTTCCAGTGTAGACATCATAGAATTGTGTATTTATCAAAACTTTCTAGCAGATGGTGATAAAATGCCTTGAGGAAGGGGGACCCAGATACCTTTTACCATTTCACACCATATGGGCTATTGGCAGCCTGGGTGGGGGAAACCAGGATGGTGTGGGGTGGAATTTGTCAAAGGGGCCTGCATTTGCACTGTTCTCATTATGCATCACATGGACAGAGTTCTAAGTCAGGTTCCACCACTTACTGGCTTGTGGGCCTTGAGCTAGGTACTGCCCTCTCCCAGCTTCAGTTTCCCTTAGCAAACGCGGTAGCGCCTATATTGCAAGGTTGCCAAGAGAATAGGCCCAGCCCTCCTTCCTCGGCAGTCCCCATGCCCATCTGACCCTCAGAGAGAGTCAGAGGGTCGCTTACCAGCCCACTGTCCTCCCTGTGCACTTggggaacctgaggcccagacaggggCAGAGCCTGCGCGGATCCCACAGTGGGTTGGTGTAGGTAGGTGGGGAGGGATGTGTGTGGGGCGGAGCCTGATCATCGGTGGGCGGGCGAGGGACCTGGGTGGGCAGTGACTTGGTGGCTCCACCCTCCCGCAGCCTGGACGGCGTGCCCTTCCTCATGCATGACGCCACCCTGCGGCGCACCACCAACGTGGAGGAGTTGTTCCCGGAGCTCGCCCGCAGGCCTGCCGCCATGCTCAACTGGACTGTCCTGCAGAGGCTCAATGCCGGCCAGTGGTTCCTGAAGGTCTGGCTGCGCTTCTCCCAGTCCTAGGCGCGGAAGGCACAGGCGGGGACCCTACGGAGCGAGGGGGCAGGGACGGCTATCAGCTCAGGTGACCCCCACTCCCGAGCCCCCCCGACTCACAGTCAGGCTGGTTAGCGACCGCCTGGGCTTCTGCCACTGCAGCCCGGATGTCATGGTTGTCACTGCCTCATCAGAAGCTTCTGTTTCCCCCAGCAGAGAAggttgatggtgatgataatggttAATAGTTAAAATTGTTTACTCTCAAACTCTAGAGGGAGGCTGGTTGTCTGGTCTGAAATGCTGGTAAAGGAAAAATGTGCTGGGGTAATTTGTGATCAATTACCAAGTGATTCTTTGGTAAACAGGGCGGGAAAGAGAGGTTAGGACTGGGGACTCCTAGAGGCCCCACAGGGCCACAGCCATCAATTTGCCTGACATGCACACACCAGCAAACACTGGCGGCTCAGGGGTCTCCGCTCTCGGTTGCCAGGAAGGCACGTGGGTGCCCCAAGGCGCTGGTGACGCAGCCATGTGTGTCCCTGTCTCTGCCAGACGGACCCCTTCTGGACTGCCAGCTCCCTGTCGCCCTCCGACCACAGGGAGGCCCAGAACCAGTCCATCTGCAGCCTAGCTGAGCTCCTGGAGCTGGTCAAGGGCAATGCCACGCTGTTGCTCAACCTGCGTGACCCGCCGCGGGAGCACCCCTACCGCGGCACCTTCCTCAACTTCACGCTGGAGGCTCTGCTGCGCTCAGGCATCCCCCAGCACCAGGCGAGGCCCGGCGTCCCAGCTCCGCCTCCGCACCCCCCAAGAAGCTCCGCCCTTCCCAGCCCCCTGGAGGAGCCCCACCCCCTGGAGGAGACCCGTACTGCCCCACCCTCGCGGAGACCTGGCATGGCTGGAGTCCTCCTCCAGCGTAAACTCCCTATGACCCTTCTCCAGACGTCAAgttccacatttgtaaaatgggggtagcaTGCCCCTTGCCTCCCTGACAGGGTGCTCATGGGGACAAGAGGGGAACAAGAAAGTCCTTTAAAATGTAGAAAGCGCAGGAGTGGGTCCAGGTTCTCCGGAACACTGTTACTTCATCGAAGCCTTGCCCACATTCTTGTGGTGTAATATTTGGGGCTCAGAGGAATCCGACCCCAGCTTATAACAGCAGAGCAGACGCTGGTGGCCACGTGCAGAGTAATTGACATTTGAGTTATCAGTCTCGTGGTGACAACGATCCAGAGGGGAAACTGCCTGAGTTCTTGTCAGAGCAATTTTCAGCCTTGCTGGGCCCCTCATGACGATGTGGTccctgatgatgatgatgattacaCGTGAGCTTTCACTATGTGCCAGTCTGTCGTTTTTAACCCTTCCAGGGGCTCTAGGAGGGGTAGACACCCTAACCACATTTTACAGGACAGCAGTCTGAGCCCACCCCTCCTGCCTGCAGGTCATGTGGCTGCCTAACAGGCAGAGGCCCCTGGTGCGGAAGGTGGCTCCTGGCTTCCAGCAGACATCGGGCTCCAAGGAGGCGGCTGCCAGCCTGCGGAGAGGCCACATCCAGTGGCTGAACCTGCGCTACACGCAGGTGTCCCACCAGGAGCTCAGGTGCCAGCCCCAGGCTCAcccaggggagggggagacagTCTGCCCTACTCCTGTCACCCTCACACATCTGGGCACAGGGCTGGATGCACAGGGGCTCCTGCTTCAGAGCAGAGAGGTTGTGAGCATCGGGCAGACCTGGGTTGGTACCTGAGCCTGGCCCTCTGGAGCAGAGGTCCTTCCTCCAGGGACAGTTGTGGGGATGGCATGAGGTTGTGAAGGGGACAGGCTTTACAGACTCCCCATGCTGGGCCCCGAGGCCCAGATCCGAGGGCCGACCAGCCTGTGTCCCCTGGCCTGCAGGGACTATGCGTCCTGGAACCTGAGCGTAAACCTCTACACGGTCAACGCGCCGTGGCTCTTCTCGCTGCTCTGGTGCGCGGGGGTCCCGTCTGTAACCTCTGACAACTCCCACACCCTGTCCCAGGTGTCTTCCCCCCTCTGGATCATGGTGAGTTGGGGGATTGTTGGGGGCAGAGAGCTGCTGTGGCCTGTCCCAGCCACACCACAAGCACCACGCTCGGTCAGGTCTCAGGCGGGGGGAGCGCAGGGTGGGGGTACAGGCTTCAGCATCCAGAGAGTTTGCACGGCCTCTGGGGGCTGCACGAAGGTGCTGGTTGGTGGGGCGAACCTGGGCCTGACCCACAGGGAG
The Equus caballus isolate H_3958 breed thoroughbred chromosome 7, TB-T2T, whole genome shotgun sequence genome window above contains:
- the GDPD5 gene encoding glycerophosphodiester phosphodiesterase domain-containing protein 5 isoform X5, with product MVRHQPLQYYEPQLCLSCLTGIYGCRWKRYQRSHDDTTPLAPEHTLMSFRKALEQKLYGLQADVTISLDGVPFLMHDATLRRTTNVEELFPELARRPAAMLNWTVLQRLNAGQWFLKTDPFWTASSLSPSDHREAQNQSICSLAELLELVKGNATLLLNLRDPPREHPYRGTFLNFTLEALLRSGIPQHQVMWLPNRQRPLVRKVAPGFQQTSGSKEAAASLRRGHIQWLNLRYTQVSHQELRDYASWNLSVNLYTVNAPWLFSLLWCAGVPSVTSDNSHTLSQVSSPLWIMPPDEYCLMWVTADLVSFTLIVGIFVLQKWRLGGIRSYNPEQIMLSAAVRRTSRDVSIMKEKLIFSEISDGMEVSDELSVCSDNSYDTYANSTTTPVDPRGSGSRAKTFTDRGGR